From a single Fusobacterium pseudoperiodonticum genomic region:
- a CDS encoding radical SAM protein — MKCTDKKSITVFLKLVGTICNMECKYCYEHVSKNPKRGIRDVQEVFDYLKEFIGYEHVFIVFHGGEPLLMKIHDIKNILDYIFINFKNKIHVQFQTNGTLLNDNWILLLKEYSSNISLSISLDPVGEKDLRYLNNKDYRKVVIDNLKKYSSVIKNIGIISVAHVYNKDYFINYIEELIKLGVSSITINKYRKIKEKDKYSITEMEYVILLKKIFMNWIEKKWYLKINIQPLLSLFSNNTNKICIYLKDENKCSYFRTFYHEKDSSNYCDHILDNVLPKVSKSCLECDIYSKCGGGCLMEEKEVSFCEGRRELFKFIEEMKNEN, encoded by the coding sequence ATGAAATGTACAGATAAAAAATCTATTACTGTATTTCTTAAATTAGTAGGAACTATTTGTAACATGGAGTGTAAATATTGTTACGAACATGTTTCTAAGAATCCAAAAAGAGGTATAAGAGATGTTCAAGAAGTTTTTGATTATTTAAAAGAATTTATAGGTTATGAACATGTTTTCATAGTATTTCATGGTGGAGAACCATTACTGATGAAAATACACGATATTAAAAATATTCTAGATTATATTTTTATAAATTTTAAAAATAAAATTCATGTACAATTTCAAACTAATGGAACTTTACTAAATGATAATTGGATTCTATTGTTAAAAGAGTACAGCTCAAATATTTCTTTATCAATTTCTTTAGATCCAGTAGGAGAAAAAGATCTAAGATATCTTAATAATAAGGATTACAGAAAAGTAGTTATAGATAATTTAAAAAAATATAGTAGTGTGATAAAAAATATAGGAATTATATCAGTAGCACATGTATATAATAAAGATTATTTTATAAATTATATTGAAGAACTTATTAAATTAGGAGTTTCTAGTATAACTATTAATAAGTATAGAAAAATAAAAGAAAAAGATAAATATAGTATAACAGAAATGGAATATGTTATCTTACTAAAGAAAATTTTTATGAATTGGATAGAAAAAAAATGGTATTTAAAAATAAATATTCAGCCATTATTATCTTTATTTTCTAATAATACTAATAAAATATGCATTTATTTAAAAGATGAAAATAAGTGTTCGTATTTTAGAACATTTTATCATGAAAAAGATAGTTCTAATTATTGTGATCATATTTTAGACAATGTTCTTCCCAAGGTTAGTAAAAGTTGTCTTGAATGTGATATTTATTCGAAATGCGGTGGTGGATGTTTAATGGAGGAAAAAGAAGTTTCTTTTTGTGAAGGGAGAAGAGAATTATTTAAATTTATTGAGGAGATGAAAAATGAAAATTAA